The Helianthus annuus cultivar XRQ/B chromosome 16, HanXRQr2.0-SUNRISE, whole genome shotgun sequence genome includes a window with the following:
- the LOC110919708 gene encoding myosin-6-like encodes MVRERVDWEGYRERMLKRITDFEKSKAAFDEEKAKFDADKKAEEWGREGLKNKLQAAEQQLAKEKAEFKRICERDNERAFAARNKIVDLEAKIAELTVKVEDAQVEKAAKQQIEVELAETKVQLSDKDKDLRAKDVEIAELKRRLNEQIDRCESLEIDLEAERVKAATAEEARAVSTAALNVAQTNYSEAQGIVDTLVSEAEWMRSRGVVLVANSILNAGELDRAVAALTDSARAVGHRGGYLECAQHVEEMLGQEFDVSHCSVTDQANAALTRAEDAYDNLTLPVMDLVVEALKKDDWCQRLKAILDPPVTVELSDEEPAGDDGGNGDDDGGNDDDGDDDGDQHDELE; translated from the exons ATGGTTAGGGAGCGGGTAGACTGGGAGGGCTATCGCGAACGGATGCTGAAACGTATCACCGACTTTGAAAAGTCCAAAGCTGCTTTTGATGAGGAGAAAGCCAAGTTTGATGCGGATAAGAAGGCCGAGGAATGGGGGCGCGAGGGCCTTAAAAATAAACTTCAAGCAGCTGAAcagcaactggccaaggagaaggccgagttcaaGCGTATATGTGAGAGGGATAATGAGCGCGCCTTCGCGGCTCGGAACAAGATTGTTGATCTTGAAGCGAAAATTGCTGAGCTGACAGTGAAGGTTGAAGATGCGCAGGTTGAGAAGGCTGCCAAACAGCAGATTGAG GTTGAGTTGGCTGAGACGAAGGTGCAATTGTCCGACAAAGATAAAGATCTCCGGGCTAAGGATGTCGAGATTGCTGAGCTTAAGCGTCGTCTGAATGAGCAGATTGATAGGTGTGAGTCCTTGGAAATCGACCTCGAAGCAGAAAGAGTTAAGGCTGCCACTGCTGAAGAGGCGCGTGCTGTCAGCACCGCCGCCCTTAATGTAGCGCAGACCAACTACTCGGAGGCCCAAGGAATCGTTGATACACTTGTGTCTGAGGCTGAATGGATGCGCAGTCGTGGAGTGGTGCTG GTTGCCAACTCTATCCTCAATGCTGGCGAGCTGGATCGCGCTGTCGCTGCTCTTACAGATTCTGCTCGCGCAGTGGGTCATCGAGGGGGCTATCTGGAATGTGCCCAACATGTTGAGGAGATGCTCGGACAAGAGTTTGATGTGAGCCATTGCTCGGTGACCGACCAGGCTAATGCTGCGCTTACGCGTGCTGAGGACGCTTATGACAACCTTACTTTGCCTGTGATGGATTTGGTTGTGGAAGCTTTAAAGAAGGACGACTGGTGCCAGCGTCTCAAAGCCATTCTCGATCCGCCAGTGACTGTTGAGTTGTCGGATGAGGAACCAGCTGGCGATGATGGTGGAAATGGCGATGATGATGGTGGGAACGATGATGATggcgatgatgatggtgatcaACATGATGAACTAGAATAG